From the Aggregicoccus sp. 17bor-14 genome, one window contains:
- a CDS encoding response regulator, translating into MPPNLLRPLALIVEDDVQFGGELQRLVRGCGWEAEWEPDGLIALGRLALDPVPQLLLLDVELPGLSGWSLYGEMMASARLPKVPAVVITKSIRSYSGPLAGILDYLQKPTTDRAAEAFTATLKDHLRTRGELLRAAGR; encoded by the coding sequence GTGCCCCCCAACCTCCTCAGGCCCCTCGCCCTCATCGTCGAGGACGACGTGCAGTTTGGCGGCGAGCTGCAGCGCCTGGTGCGCGGGTGCGGCTGGGAGGCGGAGTGGGAGCCGGACGGGCTCATCGCGCTGGGCCGGCTCGCGCTGGACCCGGTGCCCCAGCTGCTGCTGCTGGACGTGGAGCTGCCGGGCTTGAGCGGCTGGAGCCTCTACGGCGAGATGATGGCCAGCGCGCGCCTGCCCAAGGTGCCGGCGGTGGTCATCACCAAGTCCATCCGCTCCTACTCGGGGCCGCTCGCCGGCATCCTGGACTACCTGCAGAAGCCCACCACGGACCGCGCCGCCGAGGCCTTCACCGCCACGCTGAAGGACCACCTGCGCACGCGCGGCGAGCTGCTGCGCGCCGCGGGCCGCTAG
- a CDS encoding HAMP domain-containing sensor histidine kinase: MSRPARVLVVEDEAALLEVFAEVVEGLGYEAQRAHDGEQALLMARSEPPDLVVSDHMMPRRTGVDLMRALRAEPATARVPFVLLSAALPAGREEALAFLQKPVDLATFEATVCGALGERAVPLPAPRRSSSGGESAGREEMLNWVAHELKTPLSAARLHAQVLARKLSEHGPACEPERRAADAVLRQLDRMNGLVSSILDAARLSDGKVALQAERQDLCAWLSQAVDEWRELQPQVRFELRCEEARLLLHFDAARLRQVLDNLLSNAVKYGGERRQVEVGLSTSAGLVVVHVRDWGQGIPASEVPNIFDRFHRADEDVGRGHGLGLYIASALARLHGGSLSVKSALGEGSTFSVRLPLSRS, encoded by the coding sequence ATGAGCCGCCCGGCGCGCGTGCTGGTGGTGGAGGACGAGGCGGCGCTGCTCGAGGTCTTCGCCGAGGTGGTGGAGGGGCTGGGCTACGAGGCCCAGCGCGCACACGACGGCGAGCAGGCGCTGCTGATGGCCCGCAGCGAGCCGCCGGACCTGGTGGTGAGCGACCACATGATGCCGCGGCGCACCGGCGTGGACCTGATGCGCGCGCTGCGCGCGGAGCCCGCCACGGCGCGCGTGCCCTTCGTGCTGCTCAGCGCGGCGCTGCCCGCGGGGCGCGAGGAGGCGCTCGCCTTCCTGCAGAAGCCGGTGGACCTGGCCACCTTCGAGGCCACGGTGTGCGGCGCGCTCGGCGAGCGGGCGGTGCCCCTGCCCGCCCCGCGCAGGAGCAGCAGCGGGGGCGAGAGCGCGGGGCGCGAGGAGATGCTCAACTGGGTGGCGCACGAGCTGAAGACGCCCCTGAGCGCCGCGCGCCTGCACGCCCAGGTGCTCGCGCGCAAGCTCTCGGAGCACGGCCCGGCGTGCGAGCCGGAGCGCCGGGCAGCGGACGCGGTGCTGCGGCAGCTGGACCGGATGAACGGCCTGGTCAGCTCCATCCTGGACGCGGCGCGCCTGAGCGACGGCAAGGTGGCGTTGCAGGCCGAGCGCCAGGACCTGTGCGCCTGGCTCTCGCAGGCGGTGGACGAGTGGCGCGAGCTGCAGCCGCAGGTGCGCTTCGAGCTGCGCTGCGAGGAGGCGCGCCTGCTGCTGCACTTCGACGCCGCGCGCCTGCGCCAGGTGCTCGACAACCTGCTGTCCAACGCCGTGAAGTACGGCGGCGAGCGGCGGCAGGTGGAGGTGGGGCTGAGCACGAGCGCGGGGCTGGTGGTGGTGCACGTGCGCGACTGGGGCCAGGGCATCCCGGCCTCCGAGGTGCCCAACATCTTCGACCGCTTCCACCGCGCGGACGAGGACGTGGGCCGCGGCCACGGGCTGGGGCTCTACATCGCCAGCGCGCTGGCGCGGCTGCACGGAGGCTCGCTCAGCGTGAAGAGCGCGCTGGGCGAGGGCTCCACCTTCAGCGTGCGGCTGCCCCTGTCGCGCAGCTGA
- a CDS encoding transporter: MAPLTPLRASLAAALASALLLAPRPAQACAACACGVPSLTVTGEEVPFAGRLRLSGALRGWGLRQGEPGEREQLRELRLDLGVAYSPRDWLTLSAVVPLQGRELRESNLARSRALAPGDMEVSARAVVARDRAFAPRHVLSVLGGVKLPTAPEVHDAEGEPLPLDGQLGTGSFDPFAGLAYSGFRGPFALSASVTGRLPTHGRDGYRGPPALLASVGAQYQPRAQAWALRLGSDVQVAGAGTASGARDASVKGVVAFLSPDVLFSPRQDLLLAAGVRVPVLQHTEEPVRFSPVFTLSLAVDR, from the coding sequence CCCTCGCCTCCGCCCTCCTGCTCGCCCCGCGCCCCGCCCAGGCCTGCGCGGCCTGCGCCTGCGGGGTGCCCAGCCTCACCGTCACCGGCGAGGAGGTGCCCTTCGCGGGCCGGCTGCGGCTGTCCGGCGCGCTGCGCGGCTGGGGGCTGCGGCAGGGGGAGCCGGGCGAGCGCGAGCAGCTGCGCGAGCTGCGCCTGGACCTGGGCGTGGCCTACAGCCCGCGCGACTGGCTCACCCTGTCGGCGGTGGTGCCCCTGCAGGGGCGCGAGCTGCGCGAGTCGAACCTCGCGCGCAGCCGCGCGCTCGCGCCGGGGGACATGGAGGTGAGCGCCCGGGCGGTGGTCGCGCGCGACCGCGCCTTCGCCCCGCGCCACGTGCTCTCGGTGCTGGGGGGGGTGAAGCTGCCCACCGCGCCCGAGGTGCACGACGCCGAGGGCGAGCCCCTGCCGCTCGACGGCCAGCTGGGCACCGGCTCCTTCGACCCCTTCGCGGGGCTCGCCTACTCGGGCTTCCGCGGGCCCTTCGCCCTCTCCGCCAGCGTCACCGGGCGGCTGCCCACCCACGGGCGCGACGGCTACCGCGGGCCCCCCGCGCTGCTCGCCTCGGTGGGCGCGCAGTACCAGCCGCGGGCCCAGGCCTGGGCGCTTCGCCTGGGCAGTGACGTGCAGGTGGCCGGCGCGGGCACGGCCTCCGGCGCGCGCGACGCCTCGGTGAAGGGCGTGGTCGCCTTCCTCTCTCCGGACGTGCTCTTCAGCCCCCGGCAGGACCTGCTGCTCGCGGCCGGCGTGCGCGTGCCCGTGCTGCAGCACACCGAGGAGCCCGTGCGCTTCTCCCCCGTCTTCACCCTCTCCCTGGCGGTCGATAGATGA
- a CDS encoding ATP-binding protein, which translates to MIPHKLLSPPSETRPTIWVVDDSAAETEVVRQALAPSYHVATFRDGAEMLEALARLQAPEVLVLDWLMPGLSGIEVCQFLRANQATEALPILMLTSHSRPEDLVAGLAAGANDYVTKPFRPGELVARVAALVRMHLLRERAERAEGAALALLAGLPEALLTIDSAGRLTYVNAEAERMLGRGARELLGQPVRELLPGLAVDQIPDVSTELFPLPDVRVGDAWYAPVVRPLAVDAAASTTISLRDVTAQRLLEARRLDFYSVIAHDLRTPLQAVLLRTQLMLAGKGGTLSEQHRQDLGRIQQRIGELGNLVGDFLELARLEAAGLKLEPQPVDLPDLLCDTFDDFQVLADNSGVRLECAPRGQRAMVVGDRRRLGQVVNNLVSNAIKFTPKGGRVEARVELTEGWVETQVQDTGRGIAPEELPRLFNRYTRAEDAGAVSGTGLGLMIVREIVEAHGGSVGVHSEAGAGSTFWFRLPRADPAA; encoded by the coding sequence GTGATCCCCCACAAATTGCTCAGCCCACCCAGCGAGACCCGCCCCACCATCTGGGTGGTAGACGACAGTGCGGCCGAGACCGAGGTGGTGCGCCAGGCGCTGGCCCCGAGCTACCACGTGGCGACCTTCCGCGACGGCGCCGAGATGCTGGAGGCGCTCGCCCGGCTGCAGGCGCCGGAGGTGCTGGTGCTGGACTGGCTGATGCCGGGGCTCTCGGGCATCGAGGTCTGCCAGTTCCTGCGCGCCAACCAGGCGACCGAGGCCCTGCCCATCCTGATGCTCACCTCGCACTCGCGCCCGGAGGACCTGGTGGCGGGGCTCGCCGCGGGGGCGAACGACTACGTGACCAAGCCCTTCCGGCCGGGGGAGCTGGTGGCGCGCGTGGCGGCGCTGGTGCGCATGCACCTCTTGCGCGAGCGGGCCGAGCGCGCGGAAGGAGCGGCGCTGGCGCTGCTCGCGGGGCTGCCCGAGGCGCTGCTCACCATCGACAGCGCGGGGCGCCTCACCTACGTGAACGCGGAGGCGGAGCGGATGCTGGGCCGCGGTGCGCGCGAGCTGCTGGGGCAGCCGGTGCGCGAGCTGCTGCCCGGGCTCGCGGTGGACCAGATCCCGGACGTGAGCACGGAGCTGTTCCCGCTGCCGGACGTGCGGGTGGGGGATGCCTGGTACGCCCCCGTGGTGCGCCCGCTCGCGGTGGACGCGGCGGCGAGCACCACCATCTCCTTGCGCGACGTGACGGCGCAGCGGCTGCTGGAGGCGCGGCGGCTGGACTTCTACTCGGTCATCGCGCACGACCTGCGCACCCCGCTGCAGGCGGTGCTCCTGCGCACCCAGCTGATGCTCGCGGGCAAGGGCGGCACCCTGAGCGAGCAGCACCGCCAGGACCTGGGCCGCATCCAGCAGCGCATCGGCGAGCTGGGAAACCTGGTGGGGGACTTCCTCGAGCTCGCGCGCCTGGAGGCGGCGGGGCTGAAGCTGGAGCCGCAGCCGGTGGACCTGCCGGACCTGCTCTGCGACACCTTCGACGACTTCCAGGTGCTCGCGGACAACAGCGGGGTGCGCCTCGAGTGCGCCCCGCGCGGCCAGCGCGCGATGGTGGTGGGGGACCGCCGGCGGCTGGGCCAGGTGGTGAACAACCTGGTCTCCAACGCCATCAAGTTCACCCCCAAGGGCGGCCGCGTGGAGGCGCGCGTGGAGCTGACGGAGGGCTGGGTGGAGACGCAGGTGCAGGACACCGGGCGCGGCATCGCGCCCGAGGAGCTGCCGCGGCTCTTCAACCGCTACACGCGCGCGGAGGACGCGGGCGCGGTGAGCGGCACGGGCCTGGGGCTGATGATCGTGCGCGAGATCGTGGAGGCGCACGGCGGCAGCGTGGGCGTGCACAGCGAGGCGGGCGCGGGCAGCACCTTCTGGTTCCGCCTCCCGCGCGCCGACCCGGCGGCGTAG
- a CDS encoding ATPase domain-containing protein: protein MDGSPRPLFSTGIPSLDLLLGGGIPHRQSVIVTGDPGCGKTVLCSQVAFLAAARGLPVVVATVTSEPHDKLMSELSGFSFFRRELLDEKLFVISAYATLKRGAKETRELLVQTVRERGAKLLFIDGLRAIRDLWQDEARLREFLYELGIGLAAADCVGLFTTEYPLERLLALPEATTVDGILSLAVSRRSARRLRRAEVVKLRGQAHLTGEHLLQIDAGGITVLPRLEALPVAEPEVVQHAERAGFGLPELDSLLDGGLPLYGSTLLAGSMGIGKTLLAAHFAAEGARRGQPTLFVSFFEHPSALALRAGRVGLDMLAHEKSGLLSFLYQPPVEAEADVVTNRILQEVARRGVKRLVVDGLTELELSIADPERRRTFLAALTLRLRLTGVTTLFTREVPKIAGTELDFSDAPVAGVAENLLLLRFVELRGRIHRILSILKMRDSKYDSDLREFEISDAGVRVLAPLRSAEGLLTGQARPIGSSIGSAS from the coding sequence ATGGACGGCAGTCCCCGCCCCCTCTTCTCCACCGGCATCCCCAGCCTCGACCTGCTGCTGGGCGGCGGCATCCCGCATCGCCAGAGCGTGATCGTCACCGGCGACCCGGGCTGCGGCAAGACGGTGCTCTGCAGCCAGGTGGCCTTCCTCGCCGCGGCGCGCGGCCTGCCGGTGGTGGTGGCCACGGTGACGAGCGAGCCGCACGACAAGCTGATGAGCGAGCTGTCCGGCTTCTCCTTCTTCCGGCGCGAGCTGCTGGACGAGAAGCTCTTCGTCATCAGCGCCTACGCCACGCTCAAGCGCGGGGCGAAGGAGACGCGCGAGCTGCTGGTGCAGACGGTGCGCGAGCGCGGCGCGAAGCTGCTCTTCATCGACGGGCTGCGCGCCATCCGCGACCTGTGGCAGGACGAGGCGCGGCTGCGCGAGTTCCTCTACGAGCTGGGCATCGGGCTGGCCGCGGCGGACTGCGTGGGGCTGTTCACCACGGAGTACCCGCTCGAGCGGCTGCTCGCGCTGCCGGAGGCCACCACGGTGGACGGCATCCTCTCGCTCGCGGTGAGCCGGCGCTCGGCGCGGCGGCTGCGGCGCGCGGAGGTGGTGAAGCTGCGCGGGCAGGCGCACCTCACCGGCGAGCACCTGCTGCAGATCGACGCGGGCGGCATCACCGTGCTGCCGCGCCTGGAGGCCCTGCCGGTGGCGGAGCCCGAGGTGGTGCAGCACGCGGAGCGCGCGGGCTTCGGGCTGCCGGAGCTGGACAGCCTGCTGGACGGCGGGCTGCCGCTCTACGGCAGCACGCTGCTGGCCGGCAGCATGGGCATCGGCAAGACGCTGCTCGCCGCGCACTTCGCGGCCGAGGGCGCGCGCCGCGGGCAGCCCACGCTCTTCGTCTCCTTCTTCGAGCACCCGAGCGCGCTCGCGCTGCGCGCGGGCCGCGTGGGGCTGGACATGCTCGCCCACGAGAAGAGCGGCCTGCTCTCCTTTCTCTACCAGCCGCCGGTGGAGGCCGAGGCGGACGTGGTGACCAACCGCATCCTGCAGGAGGTGGCGCGGCGGGGCGTGAAGCGCCTGGTGGTGGACGGGCTCACCGAGCTGGAGCTCTCCATCGCGGACCCCGAGCGCCGCCGCACCTTCCTCGCCGCCCTCACGCTGCGCCTGCGCCTGACCGGGGTGACCACGCTGTTCACCCGCGAGGTGCCCAAGATTGCCGGCACCGAGCTGGACTTCAGCGACGCGCCGGTGGCCGGGGTGGCGGAGAACCTGCTGCTGCTGCGCTTCGTGGAGCTGCGCGGGCGCATCCACCGCATCCTGAGCATCCTCAAGATGCGCGACAGCAAGTACGACAGCGACCTGCGCGAGTTCGAGATCTCGGACGCGGGCGTGCGCGTGCTCGCCCCGCTGCGCAGCGCCGAGGGGCTGCTCACGGGGCAGGCGCGCCCCATCGGCAGCAGCATCGGCAGTGCGTCATGA
- a CDS encoding response regulator — translation MAEVLVVDDSKMMRDMVVACLRAEPGLSFTHASSGLEAIERLSLKPFDLVVLDLNMPDIGGVEVVEFVRSQDTLRSLPIVIVTTRGDEESRARVLAAGANRFMTKPFTPEGILGEVRGLLGAKGAP, via the coding sequence ATGGCGGAAGTGCTGGTGGTGGACGACAGCAAGATGATGCGGGACATGGTGGTGGCCTGCCTGCGCGCCGAGCCCGGGCTCTCCTTCACCCACGCCTCGAGCGGCCTGGAGGCCATCGAGCGCCTCAGCCTCAAGCCCTTCGACCTCGTCGTCCTGGACCTGAACATGCCGGACATCGGCGGGGTGGAGGTCGTGGAGTTCGTGCGCAGCCAGGACACGCTGCGCTCGCTCCCCATCGTGATCGTCACCACCCGCGGGGACGAGGAGAGCCGCGCGCGCGTGCTCGCCGCCGGGGCGAACCGCTTCATGACCAAGCCCTTCACCCCCGAGGGCATCCTCGGCGAGGTGCGCGGCCTGCTGGGAGCCAAGGGCGCGCCGTGA
- a CDS encoding HAMP domain-containing sensor histidine kinase, translated as MSADAELQSFLDLLAASGEMGALYLAHPWEDSPLGPPARWSRSLRNAVAMILRMPTPAIVFWGPEQRQLYNAGYALIMGPRHPRFLGSPYRECWPDTAPMLDPWMQDVFLRDRVFSVDHAHIPLTRHGFTEEAYFTFTFSALRDDDGRIGGLWQPVVEVTGGVLSQRRTDTLRELALHLGQLDTASLDLERALAPGARDVPFCVLLEQAPGERGLQLRAQAGLELSAQGLQALDGLPRLRAAALRALETRASVALEVLDAPLAHAPRRPWPEPNAQALALPLQEEDGTRGVVVLGVSPRLRLDQKYREFLEALARELSVQLAAQRQRRAQALLLQQLREAVRSRDEFLSIASHELNTPLTSLRLQTQLAHRALAQEDGSLDGARAVRWVEQAERSTTRLARLVGDMLDISRIATGKLALQLESFDLAELAHECVERLAPQAQAQETRLVLGPCTPVHGAWDRFRIEQVLANLVTNALRYGERSPVTVTVGAARGPGGPSALLSVRDEGPGIAPADQERIFQRFERAVADRNNTGLGLGLYICREIVERHGGSIEVQSAPGAGTTFVVRLPAASPPRGD; from the coding sequence ATGTCCGCCGACGCCGAGCTCCAGTCCTTCCTCGACCTGCTCGCCGCGAGCGGGGAGATGGGCGCGCTCTACCTCGCGCACCCCTGGGAGGACTCGCCGCTGGGGCCGCCCGCGCGCTGGAGCCGCAGCCTGCGCAACGCGGTGGCGATGATCCTGCGCATGCCCACCCCGGCCATCGTCTTCTGGGGCCCCGAGCAGCGGCAGCTCTACAACGCCGGCTACGCGCTCATCATGGGCCCGCGCCACCCGCGCTTTCTCGGCAGCCCCTACCGCGAGTGCTGGCCGGACACCGCGCCGATGCTGGACCCCTGGATGCAGGACGTGTTCCTGCGCGACCGGGTGTTCTCGGTGGACCACGCGCACATCCCCCTCACCCGCCACGGCTTCACCGAGGAGGCCTACTTCACCTTCACCTTCAGCGCCCTGCGCGACGACGACGGGCGCATCGGGGGGCTGTGGCAGCCGGTGGTGGAGGTGACGGGCGGCGTGCTCAGCCAGCGGCGCACCGACACGCTGCGCGAGCTGGCGCTGCACCTGGGCCAGCTGGACACCGCGAGCCTGGACCTGGAGCGCGCGCTCGCGCCGGGCGCGCGCGACGTGCCCTTCTGCGTGCTGCTGGAGCAGGCGCCCGGCGAGCGCGGGCTGCAGCTGCGGGCGCAGGCGGGGCTGGAGCTGAGCGCGCAGGGACTGCAGGCTCTGGACGGACTGCCGCGCCTGCGCGCCGCGGCGCTGCGCGCGCTGGAGACGCGCGCGAGCGTGGCGCTGGAGGTGCTGGACGCGCCGCTCGCCCACGCGCCGCGCCGCCCCTGGCCCGAGCCCAACGCGCAGGCGCTCGCGCTGCCGCTGCAGGAGGAGGACGGCACGCGCGGCGTGGTGGTGCTGGGGGTGAGCCCGCGGCTGCGCCTGGACCAGAAGTACCGCGAGTTCCTCGAGGCGCTCGCGCGCGAGCTGTCCGTGCAGCTCGCCGCGCAGCGCCAGCGCCGCGCGCAGGCGCTGCTGCTGCAGCAGCTGCGCGAGGCGGTGCGCTCGCGCGACGAGTTCCTCTCCATCGCGAGCCACGAGCTCAACACGCCGCTGACCTCGCTGCGCCTGCAGACCCAGCTCGCGCACCGCGCGCTGGCGCAGGAGGACGGCAGCCTGGACGGCGCGCGCGCCGTGCGCTGGGTGGAGCAGGCGGAGCGCAGCACCACGCGGCTCGCGCGCCTCGTGGGAGACATGCTGGACATCTCGCGCATCGCCACCGGCAAGCTCGCGCTGCAGCTGGAGTCCTTCGACCTGGCGGAGCTGGCGCACGAGTGCGTGGAGCGGCTCGCGCCCCAGGCGCAGGCGCAGGAGACGCGGCTGGTGCTGGGCCCGTGCACGCCGGTGCACGGGGCGTGGGACCGCTTCCGCATCGAGCAGGTGCTCGCGAACCTCGTCACCAATGCGCTGCGCTACGGCGAGCGCTCGCCGGTCACCGTGACGGTCGGGGCCGCGCGGGGGCCCGGGGGCCCGAGCGCGCTCTTGAGCGTGCGCGACGAGGGGCCGGGCATCGCGCCCGCGGACCAGGAGCGCATCTTCCAGCGCTTCGAGCGCGCCGTGGCGGACCGCAACAACACCGGCCTGGGGCTGGGGCTCTACATCTGCCGCGAGATCGTGGAGCGCCACGGCGGCAGCATCGAGGTGCAGAGCGCCCCGGGCGCGGGCACCACCTTCGTGGTGCGGCTGCCGGCCGCGAGCCCGCCGCGAGGGGACTAG